Proteins from one Streptomyces sp. NBC_00390 genomic window:
- a CDS encoding fascin domain-containing protein — translation MPAANGQLVSAESRIDAPGVLRARTGSSSSGPWEQFRFDVVDANCSVYALWSIDKQRYVSVEASWRGGTSGALRARATGIGEWEKFTLHDLGGDDFALRSWANGRYVTAELSYPSDRYALMRARATSIGPWERFHKNTASQFTSYCQETDPDTTYCQVRTNGASGTGATGTTGTTFVWLDWSGRSSGRWTSVSGSACVTDTWANGRGVKAQLDFHKAGADTTVNNTNYVIRGPYKDTGGSCSSWYTFTASKSGGIDFVDIEWGDTWSNCSYCSMGRYKLTVL, via the coding sequence ATGCCTGCGGCGAACGGCCAGCTGGTGTCCGCCGAGTCGCGCATCGATGCCCCCGGCGTGCTGCGGGCCCGTACGGGGAGCAGTAGCAGCGGCCCATGGGAGCAGTTCCGCTTCGACGTTGTCGATGCCAACTGCTCGGTGTACGCGCTCTGGTCCATCGACAAGCAGAGGTACGTCTCCGTAGAGGCTAGCTGGCGCGGCGGCACCTCGGGCGCGCTGCGGGCGCGCGCCACCGGTATTGGCGAGTGGGAAAAGTTCACACTTCACGACCTGGGTGGGGACGACTTCGCCCTGCGCTCGTGGGCGAACGGTCGGTATGTGACGGCGGAGCTCAGCTACCCCAGCGACCGCTACGCCCTGATGCGGGCACGCGCGACCTCCATCGGGCCGTGGGAAAGGTTCCACAAGAACACCGCCTCGCAGTTCACTTCGTACTGCCAGGAGACCGACCCCGACACCACCTACTGCCAGGTCAGGACCAACGGCGCATCCGGAACGGGGGCGACCGGCACCACAGGCACCACCTTTGTGTGGCTCGACTGGAGCGGTCGCTCCTCGGGCCGCTGGACATCCGTGAGCGGATCGGCATGTGTGACTGACACCTGGGCCAACGGGCGGGGTGTGAAGGCCCAGCTCGACTTCCACAAGGCCGGCGCGGACACCACCGTCAACAACACCAACTACGTCATCCGCGGTCCCTACAAGGACACCGGCGGCTCCTGCTCCTCCTGGTACACCTTCACTGCCAGCAAGAGCGGCGGGATCGACTTCGTCGACATCGAGTGGGGCGACACCTGGAGCAACTGCAGCTACTGCTCCATGGGCCGGTACAAGCTCACGGTCCTCTGA
- a CDS encoding nuclease-related domain-containing protein, whose amino-acid sequence MPACPQQLAGGRRGEARTARLLAPLARKGHALVLHDRAVPNSRANLDHLVFTVAGAAYVDTKNWTSGKSRLTVQGSTLRYGQYDQSHAPQTVVWEAEQACARRSGAPGGRRARRQGRRAARPHGDRCVTVVEARRLRGLPRSLPPQPGWDSASKFERRGIPGCQGCRRSTSSEASPTHAGGASFLTACPREARELATGAGDTGRGRPAVCSCGV is encoded by the coding sequence ATGCCGGCGTGCCCACAACAGCTGGCTGGTGGGCGCCGCGGGGAAGCGCGGACGGCCCGGCTCCTGGCTCCCCTCGCACGGAAGGGTCACGCCCTGGTGCTCCACGACCGTGCCGTTCCGAACAGCCGCGCGAACCTGGACCACCTCGTCTTCACGGTGGCCGGTGCGGCGTACGTGGACACGAAGAACTGGACGTCGGGCAAGTCCCGGCTGACGGTACAGGGCAGCACCCTGCGGTACGGGCAGTACGACCAGAGCCACGCTCCGCAGACGGTCGTGTGGGAGGCGGAACAGGCGTGTGCTCGGCGTTCCGGTGCGCCCGGTGGTCGCCGTGCACGGCGCCAAGGTCGCCGCGCCGCGCGGCCGCATGGAGATCGGTGCGTGACCGTGGTGGAGGCGAGGCGGCTGCGCGGCCTGCCGCGCAGCCTTCCTCCCCAACCGGGCTGGGACTCGGCATCGAAGTTTGAGCGGCGTGGGATTCCGGGGTGTCAGGGGTGTCGGCGGTCGACCTCGAGCGAGGCAAGTCCGACTCACGCAGGAGGAGCGAGCTTTCTCACAGCCTGTCCACGGGAAGCTCGCGAACTGGCCACCGGTGCGGGTGACACGGGGCGTGGTCGCCCGGCGGTGTGCTCGTGCGGGGTCTAG
- a CDS encoding TMEM175 family protein has product MGVIGADSTGDMGEPAYAESPARLAALSDGVYAIAMTLLVLDVSIPEGLDAAGFRHEMSQVWPKLGAYALSFAVLAAFWRDQRQILHRVRRADILTVRLTLAGLGAAALLPFPTALLSEYGSEQPLAVSTYAATIALITLLHLALFTSIWRRESLQARPIPDRVGWTTVTEQGAVALLCAASVVIAFVVSPQAALWTWLLSLPLKHAIRWRSRTTRHA; this is encoded by the coding sequence ATGGGTGTGATCGGCGCGGACAGTACGGGAGACATGGGCGAGCCCGCGTACGCGGAGAGCCCGGCGCGGCTGGCCGCTCTGTCCGACGGTGTCTACGCAATCGCCATGACACTACTGGTGCTTGATGTCTCCATCCCCGAGGGCCTGGACGCGGCGGGCTTCCGGCACGAGATGAGCCAGGTCTGGCCCAAGCTCGGTGCGTACGCGCTCAGCTTCGCCGTCCTCGCCGCCTTCTGGCGCGACCAGCGCCAGATCCTTCACCGGGTGCGACGTGCCGACATCCTCACCGTGCGCCTGACCCTGGCCGGCCTGGGCGCTGCCGCGCTGCTGCCGTTCCCCACCGCATTGCTCTCCGAATACGGCAGCGAGCAGCCACTGGCCGTGTCCACCTACGCAGCCACCATCGCTCTGATCACCCTGTTGCACCTCGCGCTGTTCACCAGCATCTGGCGGCGCGAAAGCCTGCAGGCCCGGCCTATTCCCGACCGTGTCGGCTGGACCACCGTCACGGAACAGGGCGCGGTCGCCCTGCTCTGCGCGGCATCCGTAGTGATCGCCTTCGTCGTCTCCCCTCAGGCAGCACTGTGGACCTGGCTCCTGTCGCTCCCCCTCAAACATGCGATCCGCTGGCGCAGCCGAACAACCCGCCACGCATAG
- a CDS encoding flavin monoamine oxidase family protein has translation MKSPNEIGRRRLLGSALSVAVSGTVASCKPGTTPGLGNPAVREPVAYLRTSWSVDPFARCSYSYLAPSSLGARARTMLTAPVGGRLYFAGEATSSEAPSTAHGALESGRRAARQVIDAAEEGEHIVIIGSGFAGLGCARALLDEDYQVTVLEGRDRIGGRIWTQHIAGVPAEMGASWIHGSSGNAMTRVLKETGDPSYTFDYDNVTGEDEQAMRELARYEELLEDVEDPDEATVASVMPRNPSAALRTALTINYPLEYAAEPRQLSVTATLEGRGPKGPDLLLPRGYARLLEHVRGDVPVRTRQVVTGIEYGTDGVSVTLRDGNTVQADRAVITVPIGVLKAAAIDFEPALPAPKQKAIETLGAGLLDKLWLEFPKPFWDKDANVIEWSDPKNPGLWPWWVNGYKIFGKPVLLGLNGGDHAHRLARASDDEVVDSAMRVLQHMHS, from the coding sequence ATGAAGTCACCGAACGAAATCGGGCGCCGCAGGCTGCTCGGCTCGGCTCTCTCTGTGGCCGTCAGCGGGACGGTGGCTTCCTGCAAGCCGGGCACAACGCCAGGACTCGGCAACCCCGCGGTCCGGGAACCGGTGGCCTACCTGCGCACGTCCTGGTCCGTCGACCCCTTCGCCCGCTGCTCCTACTCCTACCTCGCGCCCAGCAGCCTGGGTGCGCGGGCACGCACCATGCTGACCGCGCCGGTGGGAGGGCGCTTGTACTTCGCCGGGGAGGCGACGTCCTCCGAGGCGCCCTCCACAGCCCACGGCGCCCTGGAGAGCGGACGGCGCGCGGCCAGGCAAGTCATCGACGCGGCCGAGGAGGGCGAGCACATCGTGATCATCGGGTCCGGGTTCGCCGGACTCGGCTGCGCTCGCGCGCTTTTGGACGAGGACTACCAGGTGACGGTTCTCGAAGGGCGCGACCGCATCGGCGGGCGGATCTGGACCCAGCACATCGCCGGAGTCCCGGCGGAGATGGGAGCCTCCTGGATCCACGGCTCCTCGGGCAACGCCATGACCCGCGTCCTGAAGGAAACAGGCGATCCGAGCTACACCTTCGATTACGACAACGTCACTGGTGAGGACGAACAGGCGATGCGCGAGCTCGCCCGTTATGAGGAGCTGCTGGAGGACGTGGAGGACCCGGACGAAGCCACCGTCGCCTCGGTCATGCCCCGCAATCCCTCCGCCGCGCTGCGCACCGCGCTGACCATCAACTATCCGCTGGAGTACGCCGCCGAGCCCCGTCAGCTCTCGGTGACAGCCACCCTCGAAGGCCGCGGCCCCAAAGGCCCGGACCTCCTGCTGCCGCGGGGCTACGCCCGGCTCCTCGAGCACGTCCGCGGCGACGTCCCCGTGCGCACGCGGCAGGTCGTCACCGGCATCGAGTACGGCACCGACGGCGTGAGCGTGACCCTACGGGACGGCAACACCGTGCAGGCTGACCGCGCAGTGATCACCGTCCCGATCGGAGTGCTCAAAGCCGCGGCCATCGACTTCGAGCCGGCCCTGCCCGCCCCCAAGCAGAAAGCCATCGAAACCCTCGGAGCCGGCCTCCTCGACAAACTGTGGCTCGAATTCCCCAAGCCCTTCTGGGACAAGGACGCCAACGTCATCGAATGGTCCGACCCGAAAAACCCCGGCCTGTGGCCCTGGTGGGTCAACGGATACAAGATCTTCGGCAAGCCCGTCCTCCTCGGCCTCAACGGCGGCGACCACGCCCACCGGCTCGCCCGGGCGTCCGACGACGAGGTCGTCGACAGCGCGATGAGAGTCCTGCAGCACATGCACTCCTGA
- a CDS encoding DUF4240 domain-containing protein has translation MNKQQFWQLIEAARNQASNPNDGEDVARRVTSQLATHPAEEIVAAQQVLWDLMADSYTNPVWAAAYVINGGCSDDGFDYFRGWLIAQGREAFERTVADPDALAELPIVRASAADGLDLECEEALSIVWNAHIVATGKQLPDDAFTIRYPELDPTWNFDFDDHGEMTRRLPRLAALYLE, from the coding sequence ATGAACAAACAGCAGTTCTGGCAGCTCATTGAGGCAGCCCGCAATCAGGCGTCCAACCCGAACGACGGCGAAGATGTCGCCCGCCGGGTAACCTCGCAGCTGGCCACGCACCCGGCCGAGGAGATCGTTGCCGCTCAGCAGGTGCTGTGGGACCTGATGGCAGACTCCTACACGAACCCTGTGTGGGCCGCTGCCTACGTGATCAACGGTGGATGCTCCGACGACGGCTTTGACTACTTCCGTGGCTGGTTGATCGCGCAGGGACGCGAGGCCTTCGAGCGCACAGTCGCTGACCCCGATGCCCTGGCAGAACTGCCCATCGTGCGAGCGTCAGCGGCCGACGGACTCGATCTCGAGTGCGAGGAGGCGCTAAGCATCGTCTGGAACGCACACATCGTGGCGACCGGCAAACAACTCCCTGACGATGCGTTCACCATCCGATACCCGGAGCTGGACCCCACCTGGAACTTCGATTTCGACGACCATGGCGAAATGACTCGCCGACTGCCCCGCTTGGCAGCTCTCTATCTCGAGTGA
- a CDS encoding class I SAM-dependent methyltransferase — translation MRAHHIDRPADLDVVRESYDRVADNYAHMVVTTGVGDIRRHPWLKASIDAFADTVSELGPVLDVGCGPGTVTAYLAERGLDVSGVDLSPRMIENARRLHPQCRFGVASATDLDLGEASLGGVLGWWSLFNLPRDVLPQVLALFARALKPGGHFITATHVGDEDAVRTEAYGGVPVRWTTHKWRPEQLVDLIEQAGLRPVAELRLPADEQSGPGLVVMAKRPA, via the coding sequence ATGCGCGCACACCATATAGACCGCCCAGCCGATCTCGACGTGGTCCGTGAGTCCTATGACCGGGTGGCTGACAACTACGCCCACATGGTGGTGACGACGGGAGTCGGCGACATCCGTCGCCATCCATGGCTCAAGGCATCAATCGATGCCTTCGCTGACACCGTGAGCGAGCTTGGGCCTGTCCTCGACGTCGGCTGCGGACCCGGAACGGTGACCGCCTACCTTGCCGAACGCGGACTCGACGTGTCCGGGGTGGATCTCTCTCCTCGAATGATCGAGAACGCGCGCCGTCTTCATCCGCAATGCCGCTTCGGTGTCGCCTCTGCCACCGACCTCGACCTCGGTGAAGCGTCCCTTGGCGGCGTGCTCGGGTGGTGGTCACTGTTCAACCTCCCTCGCGATGTCCTTCCTCAGGTTCTCGCCCTGTTCGCGCGCGCCCTGAAGCCGGGCGGACACTTCATCACCGCAACACACGTCGGCGACGAAGACGCGGTGCGCACCGAGGCCTACGGAGGTGTACCCGTTCGTTGGACGACGCACAAGTGGCGGCCGGAACAGCTCGTGGACCTGATCGAGCAGGCTGGACTGCGCCCGGTCGCCGAACTTCGGCTCCCTGCAGATGAGCAAAGCGGACCGGGTCTGGTCGTCATGGCCAAGCGCCCCGCCTGA
- a CDS encoding DUF6355 family natural product biosynthesis protein, producing the protein MRTRRLLPLALTALLLGATAPAATAAPAADPCGYFTRNHLAFYNHCTNDGSRIKIKIDRINWWDTTHCVDPGTTQLGTTQQIRNAWYTGRLC; encoded by the coding sequence ATGCGCACACGACGACTGCTCCCCCTCGCCCTGACCGCGCTCCTGCTGGGCGCTACCGCTCCGGCAGCCACGGCCGCCCCCGCAGCCGACCCCTGTGGGTATTTCACCCGCAACCACCTGGCCTTCTACAACCACTGCACCAACGACGGCTCCCGCATCAAGATCAAGATCGACCGGATCAACTGGTGGGACACCACCCACTGCGTCGACCCCGGCACCACTCAACTCGGAACCACACAGCAGATCCGCAACGCCTGGTACACCGGCCGGCTCTGCTGA
- a CDS encoding VOC family protein, which translates to MSAIKKFQVTFDCAEPERLARFWCEVLGYVVPPPPKGFSTWDDFKRSQPPEQRDSWFACIDPSGVGPRLYFQRVPEGKAAKNRVHLDVRVGTGLVGKERLAALEAECARLVPLGAVHVQTLYDGNDSCIPMQDIEGNEFCID; encoded by the coding sequence ATGTCAGCGATCAAGAAGTTCCAAGTCACCTTCGACTGCGCAGAACCTGAGCGCCTCGCTCGCTTCTGGTGCGAGGTGTTGGGGTACGTCGTACCGCCGCCACCGAAGGGGTTTTCCACCTGGGACGATTTCAAGCGCTCGCAGCCACCTGAGCAGCGGGATTCATGGTTCGCCTGCATAGATCCCTCAGGAGTGGGCCCGCGACTGTACTTCCAGCGCGTCCCCGAAGGGAAGGCCGCCAAGAACCGGGTGCATCTTGATGTGCGGGTCGGCACCGGGCTCGTGGGTAAAGAGCGCCTCGCCGCACTTGAGGCCGAATGCGCACGACTGGTCCCGCTCGGCGCGGTACACGTGCAAACGCTGTATGACGGCAATGACTCGTGCATCCCGATGCAGGACATCGAGGGCAACGAGTTCTGTATCGACTAA
- a CDS encoding 2'-5' RNA ligase family protein, with product MADDSTSAFQAGQTGLIVRIPEAEPSVRGWRERLDPSAQAGVPAHVTVLFPFLDESRRDALVYSALADVLGSYQAFDLRFERCGRLPEVLYLVPEPDTQLRQLTEAIADRWPEVPPYGGRFAEIVPHLTIAQGQEGAVMEEIEADLAGRLPFTSHVSSVELIVHDGTKWQERASFALGG from the coding sequence ATGGCAGATGACAGCACCAGTGCGTTTCAGGCGGGCCAGACGGGGCTCATCGTCCGGATCCCCGAGGCGGAGCCGTCCGTCCGCGGGTGGCGTGAACGGCTCGACCCCTCAGCCCAGGCCGGGGTTCCAGCCCATGTCACCGTGCTCTTCCCGTTCCTCGACGAGAGCCGAAGAGATGCGCTCGTCTACTCCGCTCTCGCGGACGTGCTGGGAAGCTACCAGGCCTTTGACCTGCGGTTCGAGAGATGTGGACGACTCCCGGAAGTGCTGTATCTCGTCCCCGAGCCTGATACGCAGTTGCGGCAGCTCACGGAGGCGATCGCTGATCGCTGGCCTGAGGTTCCGCCGTATGGCGGCCGGTTCGCCGAGATCGTGCCGCACCTGACCATCGCTCAAGGTCAGGAAGGCGCCGTCATGGAGGAGATCGAGGCCGACCTCGCCGGCAGGCTCCCGTTCACGTCTCACGTCTCGTCGGTTGAACTCATCGTGCACGACGGCACGAAGTGGCAAGAACGAGCGTCGTTCGCACTCGGAGGATGA
- a CDS encoding helix-turn-helix domain-containing protein, whose translation MTDHRSRPPTGDCLAHWHEPLAGPLSPSEARVSHTGDRQTTVLVRDLGAVRVSAVILYPDRTRRPAESVRHVPPGCRQLPPVNWGLVTVSQPAPSGGTRHHDVMLCGAWRLGGNAVDPGGGSVSTVHVQFPRTLIPWPPDRIDRITTVPLPALEGMGALLSQYVTCIVLDPSDYRPADAVRLGNVLVDLITALLAHHIAAGNAMPQESGRSALLVRIHAHIERSLGDPELSPVTIAAAHHLSVRSLHRLFAEQGTTVSDWIRERRLERCRRELTDPLSRDMPIRTVAARWGYSSPAGFTRAFRAAYGLTPQEYRGQGAPAARTGRKAEERGPSL comes from the coding sequence ATGACCGACCACCGTTCCCGGCCGCCGACGGGTGACTGCCTCGCCCACTGGCACGAACCTCTGGCCGGCCCGCTTTCGCCCTCGGAGGCCCGCGTCAGCCACACGGGCGACAGGCAGACAACCGTGCTGGTGCGGGATCTCGGGGCCGTACGCGTGTCCGCTGTCATCCTCTACCCGGACCGGACACGCCGACCGGCCGAATCCGTCCGGCACGTTCCCCCTGGCTGTCGTCAACTGCCGCCGGTGAACTGGGGCTTGGTCACCGTCTCGCAGCCCGCCCCCAGCGGCGGGACCAGGCATCACGACGTGATGCTGTGCGGCGCGTGGCGGCTCGGGGGCAACGCGGTCGATCCAGGCGGCGGATCGGTCTCGACCGTACACGTCCAGTTCCCCCGGACGCTGATCCCCTGGCCGCCCGATCGGATCGACAGGATCACCACAGTGCCGTTACCCGCCCTGGAGGGTATGGGCGCGCTGCTCAGCCAGTACGTAACCTGCATCGTCCTGGACCCGTCCGACTACCGGCCGGCGGACGCGGTACGGCTGGGCAATGTGCTCGTCGACCTCATCACGGCCCTGCTTGCCCACCACATCGCCGCAGGGAACGCCATGCCCCAGGAAAGCGGTCGCAGTGCCCTGCTCGTGCGGATCCACGCCCACATCGAGCGCTCGCTCGGTGACCCGGAGCTGTCCCCGGTGACGATCGCCGCGGCCCACCACCTGTCCGTCCGTTCGCTGCACCGGCTGTTCGCGGAACAGGGCACCACCGTCTCGGACTGGATTCGCGAACGCCGGCTGGAGCGTTGCCGCCGCGAACTGACCGACCCTCTGAGCCGTGACATGCCAATCCGGACTGTCGCGGCGAGATGGGGATACAGCAGCCCTGCCGGCTTCACCAGAGCCTTCCGCGCGGCGTACGGTCTGACGCCTCAGGAGTACCGCGGACAGGGCGCGCCCGCTGCCCGGACCGGCCGGAAGGCCGAGGAGCGTGGCCCCTCGCTCTGA
- a CDS encoding peptidoglycan-binding domain-containing protein, which produces MRRVVLAVLAAVVSMFLLAGTANAVPGNSGVYGTTFVDGGGILTDDFGDHYSELGNSLCNGCADSRNTDLVVMWQSILVAEGLLPASGIDGSFGPNTAAATVKWQRLYGIDDDGWVGNETWSKADDRLRWLHYNDSYEVYYDGKGSGGVYFLRGDETYQDDGAYLLTVAQQPDLGYNFFHGGDRIQYYQRTVLRG; this is translated from the coding sequence ATGAGACGAGTGGTTCTCGCTGTGCTTGCGGCTGTCGTGAGCATGTTCCTGCTCGCCGGCACGGCCAACGCCGTCCCTGGGAATTCCGGTGTGTACGGCACCACGTTCGTCGACGGCGGGGGAATCCTGACCGACGACTTCGGCGACCACTACTCCGAACTCGGCAATTCGCTGTGCAACGGCTGCGCCGACTCGCGGAACACGGATCTGGTCGTGATGTGGCAGTCGATCCTCGTCGCGGAGGGGCTGCTTCCGGCGTCCGGGATCGACGGTTCGTTCGGTCCCAACACGGCTGCGGCCACAGTCAAGTGGCAGCGGCTGTACGGCATAGACGACGACGGCTGGGTCGGGAACGAAACGTGGAGCAAGGCCGACGATCGGCTCCGCTGGCTGCACTACAACGACTCGTACGAGGTCTACTACGACGGCAAGGGAAGCGGAGGGGTGTACTTCCTGAGGGGGGACGAGACGTATCAGGACGACGGTGCGTACCTCCTCACCGTCGCCCAGCAGCCGGACCTGGGGTACAACTTCTTCCACGGCGGCGACCGCATCCAGTACTACCAGCGGACCGTTCTGAGAGGCTAG
- a CDS encoding TetR/AcrR family transcriptional regulator yields MGATRTPRGKWIEEGLRALVAGGPEAVRIEALAQALGVSKGGFYGYFRNRGALLTEMLDTWEHEVTESVIEQVESGGGDARTRLERLFVVAATDGPVRGTTADIAIRDWARRDAAVAERLRRVDNRRMDYLRSLFSSFCPDENEVEVRCLLAVSVRIGNHFNAADNGKRSRAEVMDLISQRLLD; encoded by the coding sequence ATGGGCGCGACCCGCACGCCACGCGGCAAGTGGATCGAGGAAGGCTTGCGGGCACTGGTCGCAGGCGGTCCCGAAGCCGTCCGGATCGAGGCGCTGGCGCAGGCACTCGGCGTCAGCAAGGGTGGTTTCTACGGGTACTTCCGCAATCGGGGCGCGCTGCTCACCGAAATGCTCGACACCTGGGAACACGAGGTCACCGAGAGCGTGATCGAGCAGGTTGAGAGCGGCGGGGGAGACGCCAGGACCAGACTCGAGCGGCTGTTCGTCGTCGCCGCCACCGACGGGCCGGTGCGGGGCACCACCGCCGATATAGCGATCCGCGACTGGGCCCGCCGCGACGCGGCCGTCGCCGAGCGCCTGCGCCGCGTCGACAACCGCCGTATGGACTACCTGCGTTCGCTGTTCTCCTCCTTCTGCCCCGACGAAAACGAGGTCGAGGTCCGCTGTCTGCTCGCCGTCTCTGTGCGCATCGGCAACCACTTCAACGCCGCCGACAACGGCAAGCGCAGCCGCGCGGAAGTGATGGACCTGATCAGTCAGCGGCTGCTGGACTAG
- a CDS encoding DUF2867 domain-containing protein yields the protein MRLPRTAHTDRSWRIHEIADDFTVEDVWALPTPGGPDDLVWLVRQFAEGLRSGVKGEGPVSRVLFAVRWKLGALLGWDKSGTGISTRLPSLRDRLPTDLREGPQGPNLGSSPFTSLYQRDDEWAAEMGNKTVHAVMHIGWVPDGSGGYCGQMAVLVKPNGLFGTLYMAAIKPFRYTGVYPALLRSIGREWQANAAARTAH from the coding sequence ATGCGACTTCCCCGAACCGCCCACACCGACCGCTCATGGCGGATCCACGAGATCGCCGACGACTTCACGGTCGAGGACGTGTGGGCACTGCCCACCCCCGGCGGACCCGACGATCTTGTGTGGCTGGTGCGCCAGTTCGCCGAAGGTCTCAGGAGCGGGGTGAAGGGAGAAGGTCCCGTCTCCCGCGTGCTCTTCGCCGTCCGCTGGAAGCTCGGAGCACTGCTCGGCTGGGACAAGTCCGGTACCGGCATCAGCACCCGGCTGCCTTCCCTGCGCGACCGGTTGCCGACGGACCTTCGCGAGGGCCCTCAGGGTCCCAACCTCGGCTCGTCCCCGTTCACCTCCCTCTATCAGAGGGACGACGAGTGGGCCGCCGAGATGGGCAACAAGACGGTGCACGCAGTGATGCACATCGGCTGGGTCCCGGACGGGTCCGGCGGCTACTGCGGCCAGATGGCCGTCCTGGTGAAGCCAAACGGGCTGTTCGGCACCCTCTACATGGCCGCCATCAAGCCCTTTCGGTACACCGGGGTGTACCCGGCGCTGCTGCGCTCCATCGGCCGCGAGTGGCAGGCGAACGCCGCCGCGCGGACCGCGCACTGA
- a CDS encoding endonuclease I family protein — protein sequence MSTHRLKRRKPWRLAVVAVAVTAIAAPAAAMATQNPSTPTPTADRSADAVDAYDDTYYKDALGKTGPELKKALHTIVSDQTRLGYDQVWDALKDTDEDPANPSNVILFYSGRSQSKDSNGSGNDDWNREHVWAKSHGDFGTDAGPGTDIHHLRPTDVTVNSTRGNKDFDAGGEEVEEAPGNRTDGDSFEPRDADKGDVARMILYMAVRYDGGDGFADLEPNDNVDNGSAPHIGRLSVLKEWNEQDPPDDFEKKRNQTIFEKFQHNRNPFIDHPEWVQEIWKQA from the coding sequence ATGTCCACCCACCGCCTCAAGCGCCGTAAACCGTGGCGCCTGGCCGTCGTCGCCGTGGCCGTGACCGCAATCGCCGCCCCCGCCGCTGCGATGGCCACCCAGAACCCCTCCACCCCCACCCCCACTGCCGACCGGTCCGCCGACGCGGTGGACGCGTACGACGACACGTACTACAAGGACGCGTTGGGAAAGACCGGCCCGGAACTGAAAAAGGCCCTGCACACCATCGTCAGCGACCAGACCAGACTCGGCTACGACCAGGTCTGGGACGCGCTGAAGGACACCGACGAGGACCCGGCGAACCCGTCGAACGTGATCCTCTTCTACAGCGGCCGCTCGCAGAGCAAGGACAGCAACGGCAGCGGAAACGACGACTGGAACCGCGAACATGTGTGGGCCAAGTCCCACGGCGACTTCGGCACCGATGCCGGCCCCGGCACCGACATCCACCACCTGCGCCCCACGGACGTGACCGTCAACAGCACGCGGGGGAACAAGGACTTCGACGCCGGCGGGGAGGAGGTCGAGGAGGCCCCGGGCAATCGCACCGACGGCGACTCGTTCGAGCCCCGTGACGCGGACAAGGGCGACGTCGCCCGCATGATCCTGTACATGGCCGTCCGCTACGACGGCGGCGACGGTTTCGCCGACCTCGAACCCAACGACAACGTCGACAACGGTTCCGCGCCGCACATCGGTCGCCTGTCCGTGCTGAAGGAGTGGAACGAGCAGGACCCGCCGGACGACTTCGAGAAGAAGCGCAACCAGACCATCTTCGAGAAGTTCCAGCACAACCGGAACCCGTTCATAGACCACCCCGAGTGGGTGCAGGAGATATGGAAGCAGGCGTGA
- a CDS encoding S1 family peptidase: MTNHLKHLKRATAAGAVALAALSLQPAAAHAASEPTPRGEMGPTVVGGTKADQGEFPFMVRLSMGCGGSLYAKDIVLTAAHCVDGSGPNTGITATAGVVDLEDPSAISVKSTEVLQAPGYNGKGKDWALIKLEKPIDLPTLPIAADDKLNSGEFDIAGWGADKEGGSQQRYLLKAKVPSIDDATCQNAYGDQLTPGEELCAGLLDTGGVDTCQGDSGGPMFRKDEADAWTQVGIVSWGEGCARPGKPGVYTEVSTFAEDIKKAAEELGG; encoded by the coding sequence TTGACCAACCACCTCAAGCACCTCAAGCGCGCCACCGCGGCCGGTGCCGTCGCCCTCGCGGCCCTCAGCCTCCAGCCCGCCGCGGCCCACGCCGCCTCCGAGCCGACCCCACGCGGTGAGATGGGCCCGACGGTCGTCGGCGGTACGAAGGCCGATCAGGGTGAGTTCCCGTTCATGGTACGGCTGTCGATGGGCTGCGGCGGCTCGCTGTATGCCAAGGACATCGTGCTCACCGCCGCCCACTGCGTCGACGGCAGCGGCCCCAACACCGGCATCACCGCAACGGCCGGCGTGGTCGACCTGGAAGACCCCAGCGCCATCAGCGTGAAGTCCACCGAGGTCCTCCAGGCCCCCGGATACAACGGCAAGGGCAAGGACTGGGCACTGATCAAGCTCGAGAAGCCGATCGATCTGCCGACCCTGCCGATCGCAGCGGACGACAAGCTCAACAGCGGCGAGTTCGACATAGCCGGCTGGGGCGCCGACAAGGAGGGCGGCAGCCAGCAGCGCTACCTGCTCAAGGCGAAGGTGCCGTCCATCGACGACGCCACATGCCAGAACGCGTACGGCGATCAGCTGACACCGGGCGAAGAGCTCTGTGCCGGCCTCCTGGACACCGGCGGTGTCGACACCTGCCAGGGCGACTCCGGCGGCCCCATGTTCCGCAAGGACGAAGCGGATGCCTGGACCCAGGTCGGCATCGTCAGCTGGGGCGAGGGCTGCGCCCGCCCTGGCAAGCCCGGCGTCTACACCGAGGTCAGCACGTTCGCCGAGGACATCAAGAAGGCGGCCGAAGAACTGGGCGGCTGA